Genomic window (Megamonas funiformis):
CTGTGCATAACTTGTGTATAACTTGATAATATACACAACGATGTGGATATGTGGATAATTAGTCACAAAATATCCACAAGATATCAACAGGCATAAAGCCATATATCATAAGGTTTTAAGCCACTTATCAACATATCCACAGATACCTACTACTAATACTACTAAAATATAATATATATATAATATTAATAGAATAATAACATAGGAGTGGATAACTCATGAAAATCACCTGTGAAAAGAAAGAACTTGTACAAGCAATACAAACAGTTTTAAAAGCTGTACCAAGTAGACCACAAATGCCTATATTATCTGGCATATATATCAAAGCACATCAAAACTATATAGAATTACAAGGAACAGATTATGAAATCAGCATTATCTGTAAAATAAAAGCAATAATTGAAACAGAAGGTACTATCGTATTACCAGGAAAATATTTATACGAAGTTGTTCGTACTTTACCTGGTGAATATGTAGAAATAAAAAATAATGACAGTGATAACTCTGTAAACATTCGCTCTAATTCTGCACAATTTAATTTATTAAATATGCAAGAAAATGAATTCCCTGTTATTGAACCATTAAAAGGTCAAATTAATTTTAATTTAAAAAATGATATATTCTTAAATTTTATCAAAAAAACATCTTTTGCTTGTGCAACAGATGAATCAAGACCAGTATTTACAGGCTGTTTAATGGATATTACTGATGAAAATATCGTAATGGCGGCAACAAATATGCACAGATTAGCATTAATAAAAGGAAATATAAATTATATATCAGATAATAATATTAAAATAATTATTCCTGCAAAAATATTAAATGAATTTACACATATATTTAATTCTGAAATACCAACAGATATTCAAATTTCCTGTACACATAATAAAATAAGCTTTTCTTATGAAAATATATATGTAATTTCACGTCTAATTGAAGGTCAATTCCCAGATTATAACCGCGTTATTCCTAAAGAATTTAAAACACATGTAAATATTAATAAAAATGAATTCCAATCTGCTTTAGACCGTGTATCTTTAATATCTCGTTCTGGTGATTATAATATTATTCATTTTGAATTTGTGGATAACATTGTAAGAATTTCCTCAGATAATCCAAATATTGGTAAAGCAGAAGAAACAATAAATGTAGATATCGAAGGCCCTGGAATAAATATTTCTTTTAATGCTAAATATATTATAGATGTATTAAAAGCTATTGATGCTGAAAACTTTATTTTTTCCTTTAATCAACCATTAACAACAGCTTCTATTACGCAAAGAGATAATAAAAACTTTGTTTATGTTGTTACTCCTGTACGCACAAAGACTATGTAATCATTATGAAAATAGATTTATTAACATTATATAATTATCGTAATTATAATAATTTAAATTTAAAATTATCTTCAAATATAAATATTTTTACTGGTTTTAATGCACAGGGAAAAACAAATATAATTGAAGCTATATATTTTTCTTCTTTAGGTATATCTCATCGAACTCGCACTGAGGGTGATTTAATACTATGGGGTAAAGATGAAGCTAGTATAAATGTTAAATTTTCAAAAAGAAATATTAATTCTATATTAAAAATAATTTTAAAAAAGAATAAACGAAAAGAATTAAATTTTAATGGAGAAATTATTAAACAGAAAGATTTACCAGGATTATTAACAATGATATTATTTTCTCCAGAGGATTTAATGCTTATTAAGGGTTCACCCCTATTGAGAAGAAGGTTTATTGATATAGAATTATCTCAAATTAGTAGAATTTATTATAATGAATTAGTGCAATATAATAGATTATTATTACAACGCAATAATTTATTAAAAAAAATCCGTGAAAATAAAAAGCTTATACCTATGCTAGACACTTGGGATGAACAAATTGCAAAGACAGCAGCATTTATTGTGGAAAAAAGATTAAGGGGTATAGAAAAATTATCAAAATTAGCTCAAAAAATACATTATGAAATATCTCAAAAAATGGAAATACTTAATATAAGATATAATATCCATAATTATAAAAATGAGGCTTTAAATAGTTTCGATGATTTATTTAATTTTTATATACAAGCATTAAGTAAATATAGAGATAATGATATTTATAGGGGGTCTACAAGTATTGGACCACATAGAGATGACATTGATTTTTTCATCAATGATATTTCATTAAAATCTTTTGGCTCTCAAGGACAACAGCGTAGTTCTGTTTTATCTTTAAAATTAGCTGAATTAGAATTTTTAAAGCTTGAAACAGGAGAATATCCTATATTATTATTAGATGATGTGATGAGTGAATTAGATACGCGTAGAAGAGAAAATTTATTATCTTTATTGCAAGATAATAATGTGCAAACGTTAATTACAGCAACAGATATACATTTATTTAATGCCCACCCTAAAAATAAATTTTTCAAAGTAGAAAAAGGAATTGTCAGTGAATAAATGAGAAAGGCATATAATATTATTTATTATATGAATTAATAATATGAAAAGAGCATATTCAAATAATTTATTTGAGACTGGAAATACAATAATTCCTAAAACAATGAAAAATCTAGGTCTTTTAAAAGAGTATAAGAAAAACCAAATTTTTTACAAATGGGGGGATATAGTAGGCAAGGAAATAGAAAAACATATATCCCCTCAAGAAATAAATTTTGGTGTATTATATGTATATGCAAATTCGTCTGTATGGGCAAATAATTTTCAATATTTAAAGATAGAAATCATTGAAAAAATAAATGATTTTTTAGGGTATAAATTTGTTAAAGATATACAATTTACTAGATTGAGAAAGAAAAAAATAGATAATTATTCATCTGTTTTAGAAAGAAAGATTGATTTAGGAAAATATGTACGAAGAGTCCCAATAACAGATGAGGATTTAATATTAGCAGATACTAAAGTTCAACAAATAGAA
Coding sequences:
- the dnaN gene encoding DNA polymerase III subunit beta produces the protein MKITCEKKELVQAIQTVLKAVPSRPQMPILSGIYIKAHQNYIELQGTDYEISIICKIKAIIETEGTIVLPGKYLYEVVRTLPGEYVEIKNNDSDNSVNIRSNSAQFNLLNMQENEFPVIEPLKGQINFNLKNDIFLNFIKKTSFACATDESRPVFTGCLMDITDENIVMAATNMHRLALIKGNINYISDNNIKIIIPAKILNEFTHIFNSEIPTDIQISCTHNKISFSYENIYVISRLIEGQFPDYNRVIPKEFKTHVNINKNEFQSALDRVSLISRSGDYNIIHFEFVDNIVRISSDNPNIGKAEETINVDIEGPGINISFNAKYIIDVLKAIDAENFIFSFNQPLTTASITQRDNKNFVYVVTPVRTKTM
- the recF gene encoding DNA replication/repair protein RecF (All proteins in this family for which functions are known are DNA-binding proteins that assist the filamentation of RecA onto DNA for the initiation of recombination or recombinational repair.); this translates as MKIDLLTLYNYRNYNNLNLKLSSNINIFTGFNAQGKTNIIEAIYFSSLGISHRTRTEGDLILWGKDEASINVKFSKRNINSILKIILKKNKRKELNFNGEIIKQKDLPGLLTMILFSPEDLMLIKGSPLLRRRFIDIELSQISRIYYNELVQYNRLLLQRNNLLKKIRENKKLIPMLDTWDEQIAKTAAFIVEKRLRGIEKLSKLAQKIHYEISQKMEILNIRYNIHNYKNEALNSFDDLFNFYIQALSKYRDNDIYRGSTSIGPHRDDIDFFINDISLKSFGSQGQQRSSVLSLKLAELEFLKLETGEYPILLLDDVMSELDTRRRENLLSLLQDNNVQTLITATDIHLFNAHPKNKFFKVEKGIVSE